The nucleotide window TCATCTCTTCATATTCGATTTCAGATTCCAGAAATCTTTTTATATTCGCTGCGATGTTCACGCCATTTACTTCATTCTGAATCAATTCCGGAATCAGATCTTTATCCAGAACAATATTGGGAAGACCAATTCTGTCGATCTTGATAAATCTTTTTCCCAGCTCATAAGAGAGTTTACTGGTTCTATAGGCTATCAAAAACGGCGTTCCCAGAAATGCAGTTTCGATAGTAGCTGTACCGGAAGTTACCACCATGAAATCTGAATGTTTGATCATTTCATAACGGTCAGATTCGATTATTTTAGGTTGAGTTTTTGCTTCCTTCAAAAAGCTCTTGAAAACATCATCATTCACAGAACTGGCTCTGGAAAGCAGAAATTCATGTGTTTCAGGATTGAATTCTGTCATTGCTTTTAAATATTCAGGCAGCATCTTTTTTATTTCGTTATCTCTACTGCCGGGTAAAAATCCCAGCCATTTCTTGTTGGAATTCAATTTGTATTTTTTTGCAAAATCAATTTTGTTCAAATTAATTTCAATTTCTTCAGCAATCGGATGACCAACATAAACGGAATTGACTTCATGCTTAGCGAAATATTTTTTCTCGAAAGGAAGAATGTAAGCTATCTGATCGGTAAATTTCTTAAGTTTAAAGATCCGTTTATATTTCCAGGCCCAGAATTGTGGAGAAATGAAATAAAGAACTGGTATCTGAAAGCTTTCTGCCATTTTGGCAATTCTCATGTTCAGTCCGGGATAATCAACCAAAATAATTAAATCAGGTGAATTTTGACGAAAAATGTTTTTGATCTTCTTTTCCACTTTCCAGAAGAATAATATGTGTTTTAAAATCTCACTAAAACCCATCACGGAAAAACGTTCAAATGGAAAAAGCGGTTTAAAGCCAAATTCCTGCATGTGAGGCCCGCCAATTCCGAAGTTTACCCAATCAGGTTTCAGATCCTTTAATTTCTGCAAAACTATCGAAGCATGCAGATCACCCGATTTTTCTCCAGCGATCCAGAAGATCTTTTTTATCATCAAAGGCTTTCCTCAAACAGTTCTTCAATACTGGAAAGTTTGGAACGGTCGATACTGAAATTTACATAATTGGCAAAGTTATCCAAGATGATGAGAGAATTTACATTGGCATCTTTTCCTTTCAAATAGGAAAGTCTTTTGAAAAATGCCAGATTTACATCATGAACTTTTTCGTAAATTTTGATTAAACCTTCTAATTCCCAATCCGGTTCTTCCCCTTTTTTATTTTTAAAATATTGCTGAACCAGATACATGCTCATGGCTCGATACAACGTTTCCTGTGGACTGGCAAAAGGCAGATGGAACCGGACCATAGGTTTCAGTTTGGAAAGGATCGGACAGCCGGAAGTTGCCATGATAATTCCGATCATCGCACTAACTCCCTGCTGTAAGGAAGTATGCTTGCTGTAATTTCGATTTTTGGTTTCCAACACAAATACAGAATCTTCAAAACTTACAGAATCTTTAAAAAATTCCATGATGGGAAACAGATTTTTGGCGACCGGACAGTATTTCACTTCTTCAGAGTTCAATGAACAATTCGGGCATTGTTTGAATTCCAGCAATGACCATTCAGGTAGATCTTCAGTTTCTTTTGGAATGATGCTCAAAGTTTTTGCATCCACCTGAATCTTGAAATCTTTTTGATTTCCATTCACGTCAATTATGTGATATTTAAAATCTAAAATCAAATCTTCACTCAATTCTCCTCCTCGTTAGATCACGGCAAAGTTCCAAAACTGGAACGAAGCCGGATAATTCCCGGCGTAGCTTTGCAACGCCGGATTTTTCTTAATAACATCCGATTGTGCATAGCTCATCGGATCGTTGATCATAAAGCAAAAAACATTCGGAAGAATCCGGCAAAAGCCGGATGCATTCCGAAGTTTCTCAACAACAGATCGCAATAAATTCATCACAACAACACCAAAGCTGCTATATACGAACAACCAAAACCAATTAAACTGGGCAATAAAAGTTTTCCAGCAAAATCTTTATATTTTGCCCC belongs to Candidatus Cloacimonadota bacterium and includes:
- the lpxB gene encoding lipid-A-disaccharide synthase, whose product is MIKKIFWIAGEKSGDLHASIVLQKLKDLKPDWVNFGIGGPHMQEFGFKPLFPFERFSVMGFSEILKHILFFWKVEKKIKNIFRQNSPDLIILVDYPGLNMRIAKMAESFQIPVLYFISPQFWAWKYKRIFKLKKFTDQIAYILPFEKKYFAKHEVNSVYVGHPIAEEIEINLNKIDFAKKYKLNSNKKWLGFLPGSRDNEIKKMLPEYLKAMTEFNPETHEFLLSRASSVNDDVFKSFLKEAKTQPKIIESDRYEMIKHSDFMVVTSGTATIETAFLGTPFLIAYRTSKLSYELGKRFIKIDRIGLPNIVLDKDLIPELIQNEVNGVNIAANIKRFLESEIEYEEMKNELKEIHDLLQKKTASTEVAKIVTELIDE